One Cedecea neteri DNA segment encodes these proteins:
- the tolC gene encoding outer membrane channel protein TolC — protein sequence MKKLLPILIGLSLTGFSAMSQAENLLQVYQQARTSNPDLRKSAADRDAAFEKINEARSPLLPQLGLGADYTYGNGFRDSNGINSNTTSATLQLTQTIFDMSKWRALSLQEKTAGIQDVSFQTDQQSLILNTATAYFNVLSAIDALSYTEAQKQAIYRQLDQTTQRFNVGLVAITDVQNARAQYDTVLANEVTARNNLDNAVESLRQVTGNDYLSLASLNVDGFKTTKPDAVNNLLKDAEKRNLSLLQARLSQDLAREQIRLAEDGHLPTLSLNASSGVTNSSYNGSKTGSNSAYDNSYKGQNQVGLSFSLPLYQGGQVNSQVKQAQYNFVGASEQLESAHRSVVQTVRSSFNNVNASISTINAYKQAVVSAQSSLDAMEAGYSVGTRTIVDVLDATTTLYNAKQQLSSARYNYLINQLNIKSALGTLNEQDLIALNNTLGKPVSTSADSVAPETPEQDARADGYNTTPAATSTKAAHATPAAATSGKKANPFAN from the coding sequence ATGAAGAAACTGCTCCCCATTCTTATCGGTCTGAGCCTAACGGGTTTCAGCGCCATGAGCCAGGCAGAAAACCTGCTGCAGGTTTATCAACAGGCCCGCACCAGCAACCCGGACCTGCGTAAATCCGCTGCTGACCGTGACGCCGCATTCGAAAAAATTAATGAAGCTCGCAGCCCGTTATTGCCACAGCTGGGTCTGGGTGCAGATTACACCTACGGCAACGGTTTTCGCGACTCTAATGGCATTAACTCCAACACGACCAGTGCAACATTACAACTGACGCAAACCATTTTTGATATGTCGAAATGGCGCGCACTGAGCCTGCAGGAAAAAACCGCAGGGATTCAGGACGTCAGCTTCCAGACCGATCAACAGTCTCTGATTCTGAACACGGCCACAGCCTATTTTAACGTGCTGAGCGCCATTGACGCGCTTTCTTATACTGAAGCGCAGAAACAGGCCATCTACCGTCAGTTGGATCAAACCACTCAGCGCTTTAACGTAGGCCTGGTTGCTATCACTGACGTGCAGAACGCCCGCGCGCAGTACGACACCGTACTGGCGAACGAAGTTACCGCCCGTAATAATCTGGACAACGCGGTGGAATCACTGCGTCAGGTCACCGGGAACGACTACCTGAGCCTGGCGTCCCTGAATGTGGACGGTTTCAAAACCACCAAGCCAGATGCAGTCAACAACCTGCTCAAAGACGCTGAGAAACGCAACCTTAGCCTGCTTCAGGCTCGCCTGAGCCAGGATCTTGCACGCGAACAAATTCGTCTGGCTGAAGACGGCCACCTGCCGACCCTGAGCCTGAACGCGTCCAGCGGCGTCACTAACAGCAGCTACAATGGTTCTAAAACCGGGAGTAACTCGGCGTATGACAACAGCTACAAAGGGCAGAACCAGGTTGGCCTGAGCTTCTCCCTGCCGCTGTACCAGGGTGGCCAGGTTAACTCTCAGGTTAAACAGGCTCAGTACAACTTTGTGGGTGCCAGCGAGCAGTTGGAAAGCGCGCACCGCAGCGTCGTCCAGACCGTGCGTTCTTCCTTTAATAACGTGAACGCCTCTATCAGCACCATCAACGCTTACAAACAGGCCGTTGTGTCTGCGCAAAGCTCCCTGGATGCGATGGAAGCCGGTTACTCGGTCGGTACCCGTACTATCGTTGACGTGCTGGATGCGACCACTACGCTGTATAACGCCAAGCAGCAACTCTCCAGCGCGCGTTATAACTACCTGATTAACCAGCTGAATATCAAATCAGCGCTGGGTACGTTGAACGAGCAGGATCTGATTGCGCTGAACAACACGCTGGGCAAACCGGTTTCAACCTCTGCGGACAGCGTTGCGCCGGAAACCCCAGAGCAGGATGCCCGTGCAGATGGCTACAACACTACGCCAGCAGCCACATCCACTAAAGCGGCCCATGCCACTCCGGCAGCGGCCACCAGCGGGAAAAAAGCGAACCCATTCGCTAATTAA
- a CDS encoding DUF1190 family protein: MKRTKNINHSSFRKSWNARHLTPVALAVTAVFMLAGCEQSDETVSMYQNADDCSQANPSKSAECTTAYNNALKEAERTAPKYASREACVAEFGEGQCQPAPAQASLAGESQAQAQPQQSGSFWMPLMAGYMMGRLMGGGAGFAQQPLFTSKNPASPAYGKYADASGKSYGAATPGRTTTVPKSAMAPKPATTSTVTRGGFGESVAKQSTMQRSSATSGSSRSMGG, encoded by the coding sequence ATGAAACGGACAAAAAATATAAATCATTCATCGTTCCGCAAAAGCTGGAACGCACGCCATTTAACGCCGGTGGCGTTGGCTGTCACCGCCGTCTTTATGCTGGCCGGCTGTGAACAAAGCGACGAAACCGTCTCTATGTACCAAAACGCGGACGACTGCTCGCAGGCAAACCCGAGCAAAAGCGCGGAATGTACCACCGCCTATAATAACGCTCTGAAAGAAGCCGAGCGCACTGCACCGAAGTACGCTTCCCGTGAAGCCTGCGTTGCCGAGTTTGGCGAAGGCCAGTGCCAGCCAGCGCCTGCTCAGGCAAGCCTTGCCGGTGAAAGCCAGGCTCAGGCTCAACCGCAGCAAAGCGGCAGCTTCTGGATGCCGCTGATGGCGGGCTACATGATGGGCCGTCTGATGGGCGGCGGCGCGGGCTTTGCTCAGCAGCCGCTGTTTACCTCAAAAAACCCGGCCAGCCCGGCTTACGGCAAGTACGCCGATGCCAGCGGTAAAAGCTACGGCGCGGCCACCCCTGGCCGGACGACAACCGTCCCGAAAAGCGCGATGGCACCAAAACCTGCTACAACCTCAACGGTGACTCGCGGCGGTTTTGGTGAGTCAGTGGCCAAGCAATCCACCATGCAGCGCAGCAGCGCCACCTCCGGCAGCAGCCGTTCGATGGGCGGCTGA
- a CDS encoding glutathionylspermidine synthase family protein codes for MERVSIVERPDWREKATEYGFNFHTMYGEPYWCEDAYYKLTLAQVERLEEVTAELHQMCLQVVEKVVASDELMARFRIPKHTWEFVRQSWRSQQPSLYSRLDLAWDGVGEPKLLENNADTPTSLYEAAFFQWIWLEDQVAAGNLPAGADQFNSLQEKLIERFAELKQQHGFNLLHFACCQDTVEDRGTVQYLQDCAAESDVASEFLFIEEIGLGEKGQFTDLQDQVISNLFKLYPWEFMLREMFSTKLEDAGVRWLEPAWKSIISNKALLPMLWEMFPGHPNLLPAYFAEDNFPPMEKYVVKPIFSREGANVKIIENGQEIARVDGPYGEEGMIVQQFYQLPKFGDSYTLIGSWLINDQPAGIGIREDRELITQDLSRFYPHIFVE; via the coding sequence ATGGAAAGAGTTTCTATCGTTGAGCGCCCGGACTGGCGCGAAAAAGCCACGGAATACGGCTTCAATTTCCACACCATGTACGGGGAGCCGTACTGGTGTGAAGACGCTTATTACAAACTCACTCTGGCTCAGGTTGAACGCCTGGAAGAGGTGACCGCCGAGCTGCATCAAATGTGCCTGCAGGTTGTGGAAAAAGTGGTGGCCAGCGATGAGCTGATGGCCCGTTTCCGCATTCCAAAACACACCTGGGAATTTGTTCGCCAGTCATGGCGTAGCCAGCAGCCCTCCCTTTATTCCCGCCTGGATCTGGCGTGGGACGGCGTCGGTGAACCCAAGCTGCTGGAAAACAATGCCGATACGCCAACGTCGCTGTACGAAGCGGCCTTCTTCCAGTGGATCTGGCTCGAAGATCAGGTGGCTGCGGGCAACCTGCCCGCAGGCGCAGACCAGTTCAACAGCCTGCAGGAAAAGCTGATTGAGCGTTTCGCCGAACTGAAGCAGCAGCATGGCTTCAATCTGCTGCACTTTGCCTGCTGCCAGGACACAGTCGAAGATCGCGGCACCGTGCAGTATCTGCAGGACTGCGCTGCCGAATCTGACGTCGCCAGCGAGTTCCTCTTTATCGAGGAAATTGGCCTCGGGGAGAAAGGTCAGTTTACCGATCTGCAGGATCAGGTTATCAGCAACCTGTTCAAGCTCTACCCGTGGGAATTCATGCTCCGTGAGATGTTCTCTACCAAGCTGGAAGATGCGGGCGTGCGCTGGTTAGAGCCAGCCTGGAAAAGCATTATCTCCAACAAAGCCCTGCTGCCGATGCTGTGGGAGATGTTCCCTGGCCACCCTAACCTGTTGCCAGCCTATTTCGCCGAAGATAACTTCCCGCCGATGGAAAAATACGTCGTGAAGCCGATCTTCTCTCGCGAAGGCGCCAACGTGAAGATCATCGAGAATGGCCAGGAGATCGCGCGCGTTGACGGGCCATATGGCGAAGAAGGCATGATCGTCCAGCAGTTCTATCAGCTACCAAAATTCGGCGACAGCTATACGCTGATTGGCAGCTGGTTGATTAACGATCAACCTGCCGGGATCGGGATTCGTGAGGATCGCGAGCTTATTACGCAGGATCTTTCCCGTTTCTATCCGCATATTTTTGTTGAATAA
- the ygiD gene encoding 4,5-DOPA dioxygenase extradiol — protein MTSPRMPALFLGHGSPMNVLEDNRYTRTWAQLGETLPRPKAIVVVSAHWFTRGTGVTAMEAPKTIHDFGGFPQALYDTHYPAPGSPELAQQLVDLLAPTPVALDKEAWGFDHGSWGVLIKMYPNADIPMVQLSIDSTKPTAWHLEIGRKLATLRDKGIMLVASGNVVHNLRTARWHGENTPYPWAESFNDYVKANLTWQGPAEQHPLVNYLSHEGGSLSNPTAEHFLPLLYVLGAWDGKEPITIPVDGIEMGSLSMLSVVVG, from the coding sequence ATGACAAGCCCACGTATGCCCGCGCTGTTCCTTGGCCACGGTAGCCCGATGAACGTGCTGGAAGATAACCGCTATACCCGCACCTGGGCCCAGCTTGGCGAAACGCTGCCGCGGCCAAAAGCGATTGTGGTGGTGTCGGCCCACTGGTTCACCCGTGGAACGGGCGTGACTGCGATGGAAGCGCCGAAAACGATCCACGACTTTGGCGGTTTTCCGCAGGCGCTGTATGACACGCATTACCCGGCACCCGGTTCACCTGAGCTGGCTCAGCAGCTGGTTGATCTGCTGGCGCCAACGCCGGTTGCGTTAGATAAAGAGGCATGGGGCTTTGACCATGGCTCTTGGGGCGTGCTGATTAAGATGTACCCGAATGCGGATATCCCGATGGTGCAGCTGAGTATCGACAGCACGAAGCCAACAGCCTGGCATCTGGAGATTGGCCGTAAACTGGCCACGCTACGTGACAAGGGCATTATGCTGGTGGCGAGCGGTAACGTGGTGCATAACCTGCGCACGGCACGCTGGCACGGTGAAAATACGCCTTACCCATGGGCCGAGTCGTTTAACGACTATGTTAAAGCGAACCTGACCTGGCAGGGGCCTGCGGAACAGCATCCACTGGTGAACTATCTCAGTCATGAAGGCGGCTCATTGTCTAACCCGACGGCGGAGCATTTCCTGCCGCTGCTTTATGTGCTGGGCGCGTGGGACGGCAAAGAGCCGATCACGATCCCGGTCGACGGTATAGAGATGGGATCGCTGAGTATGCTGTCGGTTGTGGTGGGATAA
- the ribB gene encoding 3,4-dihydroxy-2-butanone-4-phosphate synthase has translation MNQTLLSAFGTPTERVERALDALREGRGAMVLDDENRENEGDMIFPAETMTVEQMALTIRHGSGIVCLCLTDERRKQLDLPMMVENNTSAFGTGFTVTIEAAHGVTTGVSAADRLTTVRAAIADGAKPSDLHRPGHVFPLRAQPGGVLTRGGHTEATIDLVSLAGFKPAGVLCELTNDDGTMARAPECIEFARKHNMAVVTIEDLVEYRQAQARKAS, from the coding sequence ATGAATCAGACGCTACTTTCTGCATTTGGCACCCCGACTGAGCGCGTTGAGCGTGCTCTTGATGCGCTTCGCGAAGGCCGTGGCGCCATGGTTCTCGACGACGAAAATCGTGAGAACGAAGGCGATATGATCTTCCCGGCTGAAACCATGACCGTTGAGCAAATGGCGCTGACCATTCGCCACGGGAGCGGCATTGTCTGCCTGTGCCTGACCGACGAACGCCGTAAACAGCTCGACCTGCCGATGATGGTTGAAAATAACACCAGCGCGTTTGGCACCGGGTTTACCGTGACCATCGAAGCGGCGCACGGCGTGACAACCGGCGTTTCTGCGGCCGACCGCCTGACCACAGTTCGTGCGGCGATTGCCGATGGCGCTAAGCCGAGCGACCTGCACCGCCCTGGTCACGTTTTCCCACTGCGTGCGCAGCCGGGCGGCGTGTTAACTCGTGGCGGCCACACTGAAGCCACTATCGACCTGGTTTCTCTGGCTGGTTTCAAACCTGCGGGTGTGCTGTGTGAACTGACCAACGACGACGGCACCATGGCGCGCGCGCCGGAGTGCATCGAGTTCGCCCGTAAACACAATATGGCGGTTGTGACCATCGAAGATCTGGTGGAATATCGCCAGGCGCAAGCGCGTAAAGCTAGCTAA
- the ubiK gene encoding ubiquinone biosynthesis accessory factor UbiK — protein MIDPKKIEQIARQVHESMPKGIREFGDDVEKKVRQILQSQLTRLDLVSREEFDVQTQVLLRTREKLALLEQRLTELENREVPKDAE, from the coding sequence ATGATTGACCCGAAAAAAATTGAACAAATCGCCCGCCAGGTCCATGAGTCTATGCCGAAAGGGATTCGTGAGTTCGGGGATGATGTGGAGAAGAAAGTACGCCAGATCCTTCAGTCTCAGTTAACCCGTCTTGACCTTGTGAGCCGCGAAGAGTTTGACGTGCAAACTCAGGTGCTGCTGCGCACCCGCGAGAAACTGGCTCTGCTGGAGCAGCGTCTGACCGAACTGGAAAACCGCGAAGTCCCGAAAGACGCCGAGTAA
- a CDS encoding M20 aminoacylase family protein yields MLIKEILDREEEMIAIRRDFHQHPELGFEEFRTSDRIAELLMGWGYEVHRGLGGTGVVGTLKVGSGGKRLGIRADMDALPMQEQTGLPWASQVEGKMHACGHDGHCAILLSAACYLAEKKPFNGTLHLIFQPSEEKIGGAKRMIDDGLFRLFPCDAVFGLHNFPLIPAGQFVTKPRALMASSDSLTITLEGKGGHGSMPEHCIDPTIAGASIVMALQTIVSRNIDPQDSAVVTVGSLQSGTTHNIIPHSAVLKLNMRAFKKEVREALKQRVETLVHAQAESFGVKASIEVDFGYPVTINNEAQTAFALQVARDTFGPDKVADPQEVKSMMGSEDFSFMLEEVPGCYIWLGTATGKDDYSVHHPLYQFNDACISVGATYWVRLSEAFLR; encoded by the coding sequence ATGTTGATTAAAGAGATTCTGGATCGTGAAGAAGAGATGATCGCCATTCGGCGTGATTTCCACCAGCACCCGGAACTGGGTTTTGAAGAGTTTCGCACCAGCGATCGTATTGCTGAGCTGCTGATGGGCTGGGGTTACGAGGTACATCGCGGGTTAGGAGGCACCGGGGTAGTTGGGACGTTAAAAGTGGGTAGCGGCGGTAAAAGATTGGGGATCCGCGCCGATATGGATGCGCTGCCGATGCAGGAGCAAACAGGGCTGCCGTGGGCAAGCCAGGTCGAAGGTAAAATGCATGCATGTGGGCATGACGGACACTGTGCCATTTTGCTTTCGGCGGCCTGCTATCTGGCGGAGAAGAAGCCTTTTAATGGGACATTACACCTGATCTTCCAGCCTTCTGAAGAAAAGATCGGTGGTGCTAAGCGCATGATCGACGATGGCCTGTTCAGGTTATTTCCGTGTGATGCGGTGTTTGGCCTGCATAATTTCCCCCTGATCCCCGCCGGTCAATTTGTGACAAAACCAAGGGCGCTGATGGCATCTTCTGACAGTCTGACGATCACCCTGGAAGGCAAAGGCGGGCATGGTTCGATGCCGGAGCACTGTATCGATCCTACCATAGCTGGGGCATCTATTGTGATGGCGCTGCAGACTATCGTCTCTCGCAATATCGATCCTCAGGATTCAGCTGTGGTTACCGTGGGCAGCCTGCAGAGCGGCACAACGCACAACATTATTCCTCATAGCGCCGTGCTGAAACTGAACATGCGTGCCTTTAAAAAAGAGGTGCGTGAGGCGCTCAAACAAAGGGTTGAGACTCTCGTCCACGCTCAGGCGGAAAGTTTTGGCGTGAAGGCCAGTATTGAAGTGGATTTTGGCTATCCAGTGACGATAAATAACGAAGCGCAAACGGCCTTTGCGCTTCAGGTTGCCCGGGATACATTCGGCCCAGATAAAGTCGCTGACCCTCAGGAGGTTAAGAGTATGATGGGCAGTGAGGATTTCTCTTTTATGCTGGAAGAGGTGCCTGGTTGTTATATCTGGCTGGGAACGGCGACGGGGAAAGACGACTACTCGGTACATCATCCGCTGTATCAGTTTAACGACGCTTGTATTTCGGTAGGCGCAACATATTGGGTCCGGTTGAGCGAGGCATTTTTGCGCTGA
- a CDS encoding MFS transporter: MKSSASSASTASGLIAAVPPLSRPVEERTSAKSLVAVTLGNGLEIYDFAVYSFFSVIIGHLFFPSSNDYVSLLLAVATFGVGFVMRPLGSLVLGNYADKHGRRSGMTLILGLMALGVMLVAFAPTYSQAGIVGPMVLIAGRLLQGFSAGGEIGAATSWLMEAGDKSRRGQRVSWQMTSQGGAALFGAAMGAGLSHYLSEEALYDWGWRVPFILGLAIMPIGMYIRRHLPETHHTESTPQKENSAKTLWREHRRALLLGILLIMKGTTTFYIIIYYMPAYMVNTLHMPAATSYWISLTAALMTLLIPFFAGKLADRLPRRKPIMTICFSVSLVLIWPIFASILNGMPLFITIALIAVDQVLANVCTVVLFLLLLEAFPQTVRASGIGIVYAVGVTLFGGFAQFNVTWLLKVTGQPMTPAWYLIFCSFVSLAALFAWRERKTLPDA, translated from the coding sequence ATGAAATCATCTGCCAGTTCTGCCTCCACAGCCAGTGGGTTGATAGCCGCGGTGCCGCCTCTGAGCCGCCCAGTGGAAGAGCGAACCAGCGCTAAGTCGCTGGTGGCTGTGACATTGGGAAACGGATTAGAAATCTATGATTTCGCGGTGTACAGCTTCTTTTCGGTCATCATTGGTCACCTCTTTTTCCCCTCCAGTAATGATTATGTTTCTCTGCTGCTGGCGGTCGCGACTTTTGGCGTCGGTTTTGTCATGCGCCCTTTGGGGAGTCTGGTGTTGGGCAATTATGCAGACAAACATGGCCGCCGTTCAGGAATGACGCTGATCCTCGGGCTGATGGCACTTGGTGTCATGCTGGTGGCGTTTGCGCCGACTTACAGCCAGGCCGGGATTGTGGGGCCAATGGTGCTGATAGCCGGGCGTTTGCTCCAGGGATTTTCTGCCGGAGGAGAAATCGGCGCGGCGACCAGCTGGCTGATGGAGGCCGGGGATAAATCCCGCCGCGGGCAACGCGTGAGCTGGCAGATGACCAGCCAGGGGGGAGCGGCGCTTTTTGGTGCGGCCATGGGCGCGGGATTGAGCCATTATCTCAGTGAAGAAGCCTTGTACGATTGGGGCTGGCGCGTACCCTTTATTCTGGGCCTGGCGATCATGCCCATTGGCATGTACATCCGACGTCACCTGCCGGAAACCCATCATACTGAATCAACTCCCCAGAAGGAGAATTCGGCAAAAACTCTCTGGCGGGAACATCGCCGTGCGCTGTTGCTCGGCATTTTGCTGATAATGAAAGGCACAACAACGTTTTACATTATTATTTATTACATGCCTGCCTATATGGTGAACACGCTGCATATGCCGGCGGCAACCTCCTACTGGATCAGCCTGACGGCAGCGCTTATGACACTCCTGATCCCCTTTTTTGCCGGAAAGCTGGCGGACCGTCTGCCCCGACGTAAACCGATCATGACTATTTGTTTTTCCGTGTCGCTAGTGCTGATTTGGCCGATCTTCGCGTCGATCCTTAACGGCATGCCGCTGTTTATCACTATCGCGTTAATTGCTGTCGATCAGGTGCTCGCTAATGTTTGCACTGTGGTGCTGTTTTTGCTGCTGCTCGAAGCATTTCCGCAAACGGTTCGGGCCTCGGGGATCGGTATCGTTTATGCCGTTGGCGTAACGCTGTTTGGCGGCTTTGCACAATTTAACGTGACCTGGTTACTTAAAGTGACGGGGCAGCCGATGACGCCGGCATGGTATCTGATTTTTTGCTCTTTCGTTTCGCTGGCGGCGCTGTTTGCCTGGCGGGAACGGAAAACGCTACCCGATGCTTAA